The window AATGAGGAAATGATCATTTTCGGGGGTGGCGCAAATCGCATCCGCCGGTGCGTCGACCCTTGCCATGCGTGTTCACCTGAAAACAGGAGCCAACGATGTCAATCGAGATCATGAAGTCGCTGATTCGTTCACAATCGATGGGGGTCCTTGCCGTTTTGTCGGAAGGCAGACCCCATTGCGCCTTGATGGCCTACGTCTGTGATGAATCAGCCGAGCGCTTGTTCTTTGTCACCCTGAAAAACACCGCCAAATATCGGGCCATTCTGAGGCATGAAACCGTCGGGTTCCTGATCGATACCCGATGCGAAGGATTGGGGGATAGGTCCCGGATTCAGGCCCTGACCTTGTCCGGTGTGTGCCGTCCCATTATGGATGCCGGTCTGGCAAGGGCGATTCGCGGCCGGATTTTGGAAAATCATCCCCACCTCACCGATTTGATAGCCGATCCGGAGGCCGCCGTTCTCGAGTATTCGATTCACTGCCTGCAATTGCAGGACGGGCCCCTGAGACAGTTCAAGTTTAGCTTTGACGGCGGGGCTGTTACATCGTAGTGGTTGATTGTTTTTGCTGCGGGATGCGGAAAGGAGCACACTTTCATGATCGAAAAACCGATTCTGGTATGCGGCGCCACGGGTTATGTCGGTGGCCGCTTGATTCCACTGCTGCTGCAGAAGGGCTATCGGGTCCGGGCCGCCGCCCGATCCGTAGACAAGGTCCGGGCAAGACCCTGGGGAAGACA of the Desulfatirhabdium butyrativorans DSM 18734 genome contains:
- a CDS encoding pyridoxamine 5'-phosphate oxidase family protein, whose translation is MSIEIMKSLIRSQSMGVLAVLSEGRPHCALMAYVCDESAERLFFVTLKNTAKYRAILRHETVGFLIDTRCEGLGDRSRIQALTLSGVCRPIMDAGLARAIRGRILENHPHLTDLIADPEAAVLEYSIHCLQLQDGPLRQFKFSFDGGAVTS